A single region of the Brassica rapa cultivar Chiifu-401-42 chromosome A03, CAAS_Brap_v3.01, whole genome shotgun sequence genome encodes:
- the LOC103860368 gene encoding NEDD8 ultimate buster 1, with the protein MTKLKVAGTWGGILEVDLDNWTLTMLRNEVANRSGLDPESIKLICAGKILKADDPKTLAQLGIKENSKILSSRGAAPGEGKAIMAEEERSRRLSRLKAAATALSKRHVDGSLPMEDYNIELEDQGGQQVKFGSETDQSAAMMGLMLHAKAKSLIETDLYVDALEVLAMAEESFLLCDPKILELVDNIPIMEIDIVWCYFLLRDLKCLSDAGFRLVKARKGLERAHGKDLSRVRLLQAGQCPELALYVRLELLEGVVAYHTGQNDKALNALKSAHAKLLQLQIPDETLSVVMGMGFHEKDAKRALRLNNKDIATSVDFLIEERAKRAQKHKDDLQRQKEILEQKTYGVTPMNKAVDMQMLDRLVLIGYARDLAAESLRRHENDFQKALDALTSPDVNSSIQVYIESRKRKRQEQHVGVTVDELVSMGFERGQATSALEVGGKREDIIQRLLSSPAANPGTASASGSAFTENGGATSSTNNEIVAEAEDAEMEDDTEDEIASNGEEEGRDLEIEGDIADEIAKVDALSAYDINLDKEVEAINEYLVMLDASQDSG; encoded by the exons ATGACGAAGCTCAAGGTAGCTGGGACATGGGGAGGCATCTTAGAGGTGGACCTCGACAACTGGACTCTCACCATGCTCAGAAACGAAGTAGCTAACCGATCGGGCCTCGATCCCGAATCGATCAAACTAATCTGCGCCGGAAAAATCCTCAAAGCCGATGATCCTAAGACCCTTGCTCAATTAGGAATCAAGGAAAACTCGAAGATCCTCTCCAGCCGAGGCGCTGCGCCAGGCGAAGGCAAGGCGATCATGGCTGAGGAAGAAAGGTCGAGACGCCTCTCACGTCTCAA AGCTGCAGCTACGGCGTTATCGAAGAGACACGTGGATGGTTCGTTACCGATGGAGGACTATAACATAGAGCTGGAAGATCAGGGTGGTCAGCAAGTTAAGTTTGGATCAGAGACTGATCAGAG TGCTGCAATGATGGGTCTTATGTTACATGCTAAGGCAAAAAGTCTAATAGAGACGGACTTGTATGTTGATGCTCTTGAAGTTCTTGCCATGGCTGAG GAATCTTTCTTGCTCTGTGATCCCAAGATTCTCGAG CTTGTTGACAACATCCCTATAATGGAAATCGACATTGTGTGGTGCTATTTCTTGCTCCGGGACCTCAAATGCTTGTCAGATGCTGGCTTTCGGCTAGTGAAAGCGAGGAAAGGGCTCGAGCGTGCTCATGGGAAGGACCTTTCTCGTGTGAGACTCCTTCAAGCTGGTCAATGTCCTGAATTAGCACT ATATGTGAGACTGGAGTTGCTAGAAGGTGTGGTGGCATATCACACTGGTCAAAATGATAAAGCCTTGAATGCTCTCAAGTCCGCCCATGCTAAACTGTTGCAG CTACAAATACCCGATGAAACGCTGTCCGTAGTTATGGGTATGGGCTTCCATGAGAAGGATGCTAAGAGAGCTTTGCGGCTGAACAATAAGGATATTGCGACTTCTGTTGATTTCCTCATTGAAGAGAGGGCCAAAAGAGCTCAAAAGCACAAGGACGATCTCCAGAGACAAAAGGAGATACT TGAGCAGAAGACGTATGGAGTGACACCCATGAATAAAGCTGTTGATATGCAGATGCTTGACAGGCTCGTCTTGATTGG ATATGCAAGGGATCTTGCTGCTGAATCCCTCCGGAGACATGAGAACGATTTTCAGAAAGCCCTTGATGCACTTACAAGCCCTGACGTTAATTCAAGTATACAGGTTTACATTGAGTCTAGGAAAAGAAAACGTCAAGAACAACACGTAGGCGTAACAGTTGACGAACTTGTTTCAATGGGCTTTGAACGAGGACAAG CAACGTCTGCTTTGGAGGTTGGTGGCAAACGAGAAGATATAATCCAAAGGCTACTATCTTCACCAGCAGCAAACCCCGGAACCGCCTCTGCCTCAGGTTCTGCTTTCACAGAAAATGGCGGTGCAACGAGCAGCACCAACAATGAAATTGTTGCGGAGGCAGAGGACGCTGAGATGGAAGATGATACGGAGGATGAGATTGCAAGCAACGGTGAGGAGGAAGGGCGGGACCTTGAGATAGAAGGAGACATAGCAGATGAGATTGCAAAGGTTGACGCTTTGTCGGCTTATGATATCAATCTTGACAAGGAGGTCGAAGCTATAAATGAGTACCTGGTCATGTTGGACGCATCTCAGGATTCTGGTTGA